AAAGCTGCGTCTGCTCAGGTAGAGGAACTTTCTGGTGGTTGGAAAAGATATACTGTTGAGAAATCAAATCCGGCAGATTGCCTTTGGAGAATTGCGGATAGAGAAGACATTTATAACGACGCAAAACTTTGGCCAAGAATTTTTGAAGCCAATCGTAAGTCGATTCGTAACAAAAATCTGATTTATCCAAAACAAAGATTGAATATCCCTCCTAAAACAGGGAAAATCGGAAGTGCCCCTAAACAGTAAACAATGTTTAGGTGATCTGAAAAAAAGCTGTCGTAAGGACAGCTTTTTTTTTGTCTAAAGAATAGGATCATATGATAAGAGGATATACAACACCTGTTACGGAAATTTCGGAAAAAGACTTTGACTCACTGGTAACTCTTGCCCTCGAAGAAGATTTACCGGCAGGCGATATTACAACAGACACTCTTTTTGAATCCGATGAAATTTGTAAGGCAGACCTTCTTGCAAAAGAAGAGGGTGTTTTGTGTGGACTTGCTGTTTTGCCTTGCCTCATACGAAAAACAAATGCCAATGTAATTTGGAAACCCATTCTTAGTGATGGTGCTCCTCTTTCTCGGGGAACTATCATCGGTTCCTTGGAAGGATCTCTGATTTCTGTTCTGAAAATGGAAAGGGTTCTCTTGAATTTTATTCAATACCTATCTGGGATTGCAACAAACGCAAATAAGGTGGTAAGGGAGTTTCCAAACCTTCTGATCTTAGATACAAGAAAAACATTACCCGGTTATAGAAAGTTAGCTAAATACGCAGTTTATACGGGAGGTGGTGCAAACCACAGGTTAAATTTGTCCGAAATGGCAATGCTGAAAGACAACCATGTAGCAAAAGTCGGATCTATCCAGTCAGCTGTGCAAATTGTTCGAAATGCTAACCCAGGGAAAAAAATAGAACTAGAAATTGATGGTCTCTCTCAATTGGATGAAGCTATGCAGTCAAATCCTGATATCATTTTGTTAGATAATTTTTCTGATTTAGACACCGAACAAGCAATTCAAAAAATCAAAACAAATTCTCCACAAATTCGTATTGAATGTTCTGGAGGGATCACTCCTGAAAAGTTAAAGTTTCTTTCTCGTTTCCAAGACATTGGTGTGAGTATGGGTTACTTAACTCATACGGTTAAGTTTTTAGATATAAGTTTGGATATCAAATAATGGGCTTGTATCAGGACATAAAAGACAAACAGGAGTTATTTGACGCTGTTCAAAAAAGGTTGGGTCCCGAAAAAGCTAGTTTTATAGAAAAAGCATATAATATAGCGGACAAAATGCACGAAGGACAAAAACGTTTGTCTGGAGAGCCATATATCATTCATCCTATGAATGTTGCCTCTGTTTTGGATGAACTGGGTCTAGATGAAAGGGCTATTGCTGCAGGGCTTTTGCACGATGTCGTAGAAGATACAAGTTATAACAAAGAGGATATGACTCGTGAATTTGGGGAAGACATTGCGGCCCTCGTAGAGGGTGTAACAAAAATTTCCGAAATCAAATCACAGTCCAAAGAAACAGAAGCAGCTGAAAACATTCGAAAGATGTTACTTGCGACCATCAAAGATGTTCGGGTTATGTTGATTAAATTAGCGGATAAAACCCATAATGTCCGCACCTTGAAGTTCCAACCGGAAGAAAAACAAAAACGAATTGCAAAAGAAGTATTATCGTTATACGCCCCCATTGCGGGAAGGTTGGGTGTTTATAAAGTTAAATTTGAATTAGAAGATTTGGCTTTTCAATCTCTACATCCAGAAGAATACCAAGAAATCAAAAAACGTGTATCAGCAAAAAAGTCCGAACGTGATGAATACATCGAAAAAATAAAAATCATACTCAAACAAAGATTGGCAGAGATTAGTATTGATGCTCGGATCGACGGTAGGGCAAAACATTTTTATTCCATCTATCGTAAGATGGTCACTAAGGAAAAATCCTTTTCAGAAATTTTCGATCTTCGTGCTGTTCGGATTATCACCAATGAAATCAAAGATTGTTATGGTGTACTTGGGATTGTACATACCCTTTGGACACCGATTCCTGGCAGATTTAAAGACTATATAGCCACTCCTAAAACAAACTTATACCAATCATTACATACAACTGTATTCGGACCTGATGGACGTCCGATGGAAGTGCAGATTCGAACCAAAGATATGAATGCCATTGCCGAAAATGGTGTGGCAGCACACTGGGCTTATAAAGAATCCACCAACCTTACTAAAACTTCAGTTATTTTGCAGAATGGTGTAGAAAACGCATTTCGAATGAAATGGTTGGAAATCTTGAAATCCTGGCAAGATCCAAGTTTAGATTCGAAAGAATTTATGGAAGAACTTCAGTATGATCTCCATGAAGATGAAGTTTTTGTTTTCACCCCGAAGGGTGAGATCATCGAAATGCCAAAAGGTGCCACGGTTCTTGATTATGCTTTTCGGATTCATACAGACGTAGGCCTTCATGCTCGGGGTGGAAAGGTCAATGGGCGGATGGTTACACTGCGTACGGAACTCAAATCTGGGGATCAAGTTGAGATCATCACCGAAAAAAATTCCAAACCATCTCCGATTTGGCTACGAATTGTAAAAACATCAGGCGCAAGACAAAAGTTACGTGCTTATTTTAGGAAATTACAGGAAGACTCACAAAAAGAATCGATTGGTTCTGTATTGGAAACTTCATCACAGGTTATTGATGAAAATACCATTAAAGAAATTAAAAAAGTAAAAATCAAAAAACCTAACAAGGCACATCCTCACCAAGAAGAATCCAAAGAATTCGGAATCTCTGTTGCCGGTTGGAATGATGTTCCAGTGAGAGTAGCATCTTGTTGTACTCCCATTCCTGGAGATGAAATCATCGGTTTTATCACAAGAGGAAGGGGTGTGAGTGTTCATAAAAAAGATTGTACCACTGCAACCAAACAACTTGAGTGGATGAAAACCATTCCTGTTCGTTGGGAAGGGCCAGGGGAACCTATCCCGATTCAAATTGAAGTGCGTGCTAAGGATGTACAAGGGATTTATTTATCTATGGTGGAATCCATTTCTAGCACCGAAACGAATATCCTGGAGGCAGGTGCTTCTTCTCACCCTAATGGAACGCTTACCGCCAAATTTATGTTAGAAGTTGATCATTTGGATCAATTAAAGGAAATTTTGGAAAATTTAAGAATGATTCAGGGAGTGGTTTTTGCTGAGAGGGTTAAAAAATAAACCATTGCACTTGGTTGGGTTTTAATCTAAAGTATATTCCTTGTTCAGACTTCGTTTGTGGATAGTGATCACCAGTTATCAGATCTGTTAAACTTACCTGGAACTGGATTTTTTCTTGGAAGGGAATCCAACCAGACACTTCGAAAGTTTGTTCATTCCATAGAATGATCTCTGTTTGATTTTCACTTTGGATCGATTTGATAAAAACAGAGTTGCCATTAAATTCTTTATAATCCGGCCACAAAACGAAACTATCATGTTTTCTTGCTGCAATTGTAGCAAATGCTCGTGAATAAAATTCTTTTATCGTTACATCACCATCTTCTTCATCTGTTTGGATCATTTGGACAGGAATTTTTTTGTTAAGTCCTAATTCTTGTCCTGCATGAAATAATAAAGTGCATTCAGATGTTGCAAGAAGGGCAAAATAACTTTTTGATTTTTCACCAAATTGTTGTTTTGCCCTTTGTTCGTCATGATTTTCTAAAAATTGAATTTTTTTTGGACTATATTTTTTTCTTAAGTTTTCGGAAACAAAGTCAAAATTTTGACTTTTGAAAGCATCATACAGAGACTTATCGTAACTAGCATCAAATCCCAAACTTAGAAGTTCTTCTTCCAACCCCCAATAAACTTCTGCGTAAAATTTAAAATTTGGGAATTCTTCTTTTATTGATTTGATGACTCGACTCCAATCATAATTAGATTTTCTCTTGTGAGTTTTTTCGAAGACATTCGGAAGAAGTAACATTGCCATGTCACAACGAACACCATCAGATTGTTTTGCGATGTTTTTTAAGATTTCAATATGTTTGACTTCAACATTCGGATTTGCAAAATCCCATTGGATGGTATCGGTCCAGCCATCAAAGTAAGGATCTCTTCCATGGACATACTCATTTCCATTCGGATGTAAAAATGCGTTTTTTGAAGAGACCGATTCATCTGCGATTAAAAACAAATCGGGATTGGCCTCAATTAAAGGAGAATCAATGGCCATATGATTCGGTACAAAGTCGAGGATTAGCTTTTTTCCGAGATCTTGGATCATATGGTGAATCTTTGTTAAATCTTTCTCTCTTACAACAAGTGGGTCAGGTGAATAAGCAAAAATCGAATAAGGAGATCCGTAAATATCCTCTGAATGTATTGGATGTTTAACGGTTTGGTAACTTCTTTGGAGTTCTGGCATTGTTCGCGCAATGGATTGGGATTTGGGGCTATTTTTCCAGACTCCCATCAGCCAAATTTCATCGGCCCATTGGAAGGTTGGGGATTTTTTTAGGTTAGGGATCAGAGATTCCAATGGTTCCTTCATTTTTGCACAAAAAAGCCTTGAGCCTATCTCGTACAAATGGATTTGATGGAAGGGATGTTTCATAACAAAGTTCAATTACTCAAGTATAGTTCCTCCTGGCGCAAGATAGTTTTGGTTGGTTTGACAGGACTTTTGTCAATGGCTTTCTTCCAGAATTGTTCTGAAGAAGATACGAAAGAATCCATATCCAAGGTAAATGATATTCCTTGGCAGGGAGATGTGGCTTCGATTCCAAATGCTCTTCGTTTGAAAAATCCTGTAGCTGACCCAAAAGCCAAAAAAGGTGGGAAGATCAGAATTTATTCTCACCAGTTTCCAAAGTCTTTAAATTATTATTTGGATCAGTTTACAACCACAGCTCGTATTTTTACCAGTTTATATGAACCTCTTACCGGTTATCACCCACTTACCTTGGAAACCATTCCTCATTTAGCAAGAGACTGGAAAATTTCTCCAGATAAGAGAAAGTTCACTTTTTACTTGGATCCAAACGCTCGTTGGTCGGATGACAAACCTGTTACAGCAGATGATGTTATTTTTACCTATGATACAATCATGAATCCAAAAAACGGAACTGCGGTGTTCCGAGTTTCTTTGTCTCGTTTTTTAAAACCTGTGAAATTAGATAACTTAACGGTTGTCTTTGAAGCAAAAGAAGTACATTGGAATAACTTTAATGATATTGCTTCTTCCATTTTCATTCTGCCGAAACACCATTTTGAAGGAAAAGATTTCAATAAAGAAAATATGGAATTTCCTGTTGTTTCAGGCCCATATAAAATTACAGAAGTAAAAAAGAATCGTTATATCAAGTTGGAAAGAAGAGGAGACTGGTGGCAAAGGGCATATCCTTTTAATGCGGGCCGTAACAATTTTGATCAAATTGTTTATAAAGTTTATAACGAAGAAGCTGTAGCTCTCCAAGCTTTTAAAAAGGGAGACATCGACATTTATCCTGTATATTCGGCCTTTGTTTGGATTGAAGAAGCGAAGGGTGAACCTTTTGATAAAAATTGGATTGCCAAACAAAGAATTTTTAATCTAAAACCTATTGGATTTCAAGGTTGGGCGATGAACTCTAGGCGTTCCATATTTTCTGATAAACGAGTGAGAGAAGCAATGAACTTACTTGTGGATCGAAAACTGATGATCGATAAACTTGCATATGGTGAATATGATCCAACAAACAGTTACTATCCTGATTTTTATTTAGGTGGTGAAAAAAATCCAAACCAACCTACAGAATTCAATATTGAAAAAGCAAGGAAGTTACTTGCGGAAGCCGGTTGGAAACCAAATGCAGAAGGAGTTTTGGAAAAGGATGGAAAACCGTTTCAATTCTCTATCTTAGATCGTGATAAAAAAACAGAAAAGTATTTCACTGTTTTTTTAGAGAAAGCGAAAGAAGTAGGAATCAGAGCATCGATTGATACTTTAGATTTGGCTGCTTGGAGCGAACGAGTGGATAAATATGATTTTGATATGACTTGGGCTGCTTGGGGATCAGGTGTATTTAAAGATCCAGAATCACAATGGCTTTCTAAATATGCAAACGAAGAAGGACAACCAAATTTACCTGGATTCAAACAGAGTGAAGTAGACAAACTCATTGAAAAACAAAAAACGGAATTTTCTGTTTCTAAAAGAAATGAAATTTTGAAACAAATTGATCGAATTGTTTATAAAGAATATCCTTATGTTTTGTTATGGCACTTGCCTAGCACTCGTCTTCTTTATTGGCAAAAATATGGAGTGCCGAGTTTACCTCTTGGTAAATATGGAGATGAAAGTTTTTCTTCTGACTACTGGTGGTATGATGAAGAAAAAGATAAAATGTTGTCCGATGCTTTATCTAAAAAGGAAAAATTCACCGATTACGAAGCTATTGTTCGTTGGAAGTAGAATTTAGAAGTGCAAGAGAAAAAAGGTCCGATCAAGGGGATTCGAGATAAGATCAGCCAACTCTGGAACCAATATCCAAGCTGGGGAAAAATTCCTCAGTTTTTGGAGTTACTGGAGAAGGGGCTCGACAAAGAGCTGTTTGTTGATCCTGATAAAAAAGAAATCCCAATCCCACTTGAAGACCTTCCTGTTGATGAAGTTTTAAGAAAATCTGGTTTCTTCCGTAATCTCTACGAAAAACTTTTCCCTGTTTCCCATGTATTTCGAATCACCTATAGATATGAACGTGAATTTTTAGACAACTTTATGCCATTGTCTAAAGACGGATATATTGGCAGAGGTTCATATAAGTTTGTTTACAAACTCCCTTGGAACCAAGTTGTCAAAATTGGAAAGTCAAAATTACCTTCCGATGCGATTTTTGGAACCCTTTTTAAAGAAGTAGGGCGCGATCTAACACGATTTTTAAAACCAGAAGAAATCGAATTACGTGATTATTTAAAAGCCCAAACATCCAGAGATTCAAAAAAAGACGAAATTGATTTTAAATTCAAACGTTTGGGTTTGGAAAGATTACATTATTGGAAATTAAAATCTTTAATTCCCGATTTGGTTGTTCCTACGCGCTTTTTTATGGGTATGCGAGTGAGGAAAAATCCGTTTGGGATTCCTAACGTAACACTCACTCCTTGTGACCAACAACCACTACTTGCAGGGAAACATTTAAAAGAATTTACGATACGAAATGAAAAATTGGATCAAAATCCAATCTTGGATAAACTATTCCCAAAATGGAAATTGAATTTTGATTCTCATCGGTTTGGAGTGATCTCTAAATCTAAACTAAAAAAAATTGCCGTTGATTTCAATCGTGTGATTCAAGTTACCAAATTTTTGGCAGAAGAAGAAAAATTGATCTTTGATATACATGCCGAAAATATCATTATTACGCTTCCCGATTTTGAATTGAAAATATTCGATTATCATGTGTTTGATGACTATTTGTATGAACCCTCAGAAGAAAATCCTACACCTGAGATGGACCATATCCAAATCATTGAAGAGTTTATCAAATCATTTGAATTGGATTGATATATGTTGTTTCT
Above is a window of Leptospira perdikensis DNA encoding:
- the nadC gene encoding carboxylating nicotinate-nucleotide diphosphorylase, with the protein product MIRGYTTPVTEISEKDFDSLVTLALEEDLPAGDITTDTLFESDEICKADLLAKEEGVLCGLAVLPCLIRKTNANVIWKPILSDGAPLSRGTIIGSLEGSLISVLKMERVLLNFIQYLSGIATNANKVVREFPNLLILDTRKTLPGYRKLAKYAVYTGGGANHRLNLSEMAMLKDNHVAKVGSIQSAVQIVRNANPGKKIELEIDGLSQLDEAMQSNPDIILLDNFSDLDTEQAIQKIKTNSPQIRIECSGGITPEKLKFLSRFQDIGVSMGYLTHTVKFLDISLDIK
- a CDS encoding RelA/SpoT family protein → MGLYQDIKDKQELFDAVQKRLGPEKASFIEKAYNIADKMHEGQKRLSGEPYIIHPMNVASVLDELGLDERAIAAGLLHDVVEDTSYNKEDMTREFGEDIAALVEGVTKISEIKSQSKETEAAENIRKMLLATIKDVRVMLIKLADKTHNVRTLKFQPEEKQKRIAKEVLSLYAPIAGRLGVYKVKFELEDLAFQSLHPEEYQEIKKRVSAKKSERDEYIEKIKIILKQRLAEISIDARIDGRAKHFYSIYRKMVTKEKSFSEIFDLRAVRIITNEIKDCYGVLGIVHTLWTPIPGRFKDYIATPKTNLYQSLHTTVFGPDGRPMEVQIRTKDMNAIAENGVAAHWAYKESTNLTKTSVILQNGVENAFRMKWLEILKSWQDPSLDSKEFMEELQYDLHEDEVFVFTPKGEIIEMPKGATVLDYAFRIHTDVGLHARGGKVNGRMVTLRTELKSGDQVEIITEKNSKPSPIWLRIVKTSGARQKLRAYFRKLQEDSQKESIGSVLETSSQVIDENTIKEIKKVKIKKPNKAHPHQEESKEFGISVAGWNDVPVRVASCCTPIPGDEIIGFITRGRGVSVHKKDCTTATKQLEWMKTIPVRWEGPGEPIPIQIEVRAKDVQGIYLSMVESISSTETNILEAGASSHPNGTLTAKFMLEVDHLDQLKEILENLRMIQGVVFAERVKK
- a CDS encoding alpha-amylase family glycosyl hydrolase; the encoded protein is MESLIPNLKKSPTFQWADEIWLMGVWKNSPKSQSIARTMPELQRSYQTVKHPIHSEDIYGSPYSIFAYSPDPLVVREKDLTKIHHMIQDLGKKLILDFVPNHMAIDSPLIEANPDLFLIADESVSSKNAFLHPNGNEYVHGRDPYFDGWTDTIQWDFANPNVEVKHIEILKNIAKQSDGVRCDMAMLLLPNVFEKTHKRKSNYDWSRVIKSIKEEFPNFKFYAEVYWGLEEELLSLGFDASYDKSLYDAFKSQNFDFVSENLRKKYSPKKIQFLENHDEQRAKQQFGEKSKSYFALLATSECTLLFHAGQELGLNKKIPVQMIQTDEEDGDVTIKEFYSRAFATIAARKHDSFVLWPDYKEFNGNSVFIKSIQSENQTEIILWNEQTFEVSGWIPFQEKIQFQVSLTDLITGDHYPQTKSEQGIYFRLKPNQVQWFIF
- a CDS encoding extracellular solute-binding protein — encoded protein: MFHNKVQLLKYSSSWRKIVLVGLTGLLSMAFFQNCSEEDTKESISKVNDIPWQGDVASIPNALRLKNPVADPKAKKGGKIRIYSHQFPKSLNYYLDQFTTTARIFTSLYEPLTGYHPLTLETIPHLARDWKISPDKRKFTFYLDPNARWSDDKPVTADDVIFTYDTIMNPKNGTAVFRVSLSRFLKPVKLDNLTVVFEAKEVHWNNFNDIASSIFILPKHHFEGKDFNKENMEFPVVSGPYKITEVKKNRYIKLERRGDWWQRAYPFNAGRNNFDQIVYKVYNEEAVALQAFKKGDIDIYPVYSAFVWIEEAKGEPFDKNWIAKQRIFNLKPIGFQGWAMNSRRSIFSDKRVREAMNLLVDRKLMIDKLAYGEYDPTNSYYPDFYLGGEKNPNQPTEFNIEKARKLLAEAGWKPNAEGVLEKDGKPFQFSILDRDKKTEKYFTVFLEKAKEVGIRASIDTLDLAAWSERVDKYDFDMTWAAWGSGVFKDPESQWLSKYANEEGQPNLPGFKQSEVDKLIEKQKTEFSVSKRNEILKQIDRIVYKEYPYVLLWHLPSTRLLYWQKYGVPSLPLGKYGDESFSSDYWWYDEEKDKMLSDALSKKEKFTDYEAIVRWK